The Venturia canescens isolate UGA chromosome 10, ASM1945775v1, whole genome shotgun sequence genome segment TCTAGCAGGCTAGGTTTTCTTCTAAGCGTAACTTTGAACAAtgtttcacagtttttcaattatttacagGCTCTAACGTTTATCACGGTGTAGATTCGTCGCATACTACATATAAATTGTTATACGACATCGTTTAGTCGAAACTTTTAACATGAAAAGTTTAGCATCTGAATAGCTATCGGACGGATACGCCATTGATGGTGATGCCATTTCTTGGCAACGGCTCAGCCTCGTAATGGCCGGATCTGGCGCAGTTGTAGTTTCTCCGGGCGACTCCGTGGTGGCCGTGCCTGgaggaaaaatttgaaaattaattggcACAAGGAAATAATAGCGAAGACGTAGCATCAGGTTTCAGGATAATAATAACCCGTATGCGCTGCCGCTGATACCGTAGGGACTGTCGTACAAGCCTTCTTCGGGTACGTTCTCGTACATTCTATTATTATTGCCGGTAACGTCGTTGAGACTGGCATAAGACATAACCGCCGCGCTTTGATCCTCTTTTCTTTCAGCCGCCTGAACATTTTCCGTATTCTTCACCGGGGTTGCTTTACGCCTACGAGCATACGATATTTAGTGCATGATATTTCGATAGATAATAATGAGAAGAtgcgcggcggcggcggcggcggcggtggcggcggcggTAGGGCGCAAGAAACTTACAATCTGAGATAAACCAATCCCAGAACGAGGAGAATAACTATGATGACACCCGCGGCTATTCCGACGCTAGTTCCGACCCCTTGAGCCTCCGCAATCTCGTTAGACGTCACTGTTATCGGGTGTaagtaaaaatatatttgaacaAGGTATGAAGGAGGGGCGCATACGCGAGCATTGCAGGAGTAAAAAATGATTACTGACTTTGGCACGTTGGTTCTTCGCCGCTCCAACTCCCGTTTTCCAAGCACTTTCGTAAATACGGACCGATCCTCTCATACTGAGGCAGGCAGTGATATTCGGCGGCTCCTCCGTACAGGGTCGAACCGTTTACGACGACTACACGGCCGTTCTCAATCGGGTTCGGATACTTGCAGTCGAAGGCTACGAAGcaaattgttgttgttgttgttgacgagggggatgaaaaaatggaaaaaaataagcgtGAGAGTGGCTTTACCGAAACAGGCTGGCATCGTGCCGCTCCAAGAGCCATTCTGCAGACATATTCTAGTCTCGTTGCCTTCCATGTAATAACCGCGTGGACAACCGTAATGGGCTACACCCCCGACACTGTGAGTCGAGACTTGAGTCGAGAGAGGACTCACTCTTTCCGGATCTTTGCATCTGATTTCTGACGATGAGATCAAAATCGGTTGTGGTTGACGGTTATATGCCAATAAATCTCTTAGAGACGTCAAATATCACGAATTGGCGAAATTTGACTTTTTCCCGGTTATACGAAGAACCAAGTTTGGGTTTGTTACCTTTGCAAATGGGGATATCGCTGCTCCACGTGGCATTTTCCAGGCAGAGCCTCCTCGCGAAACCGTCGAGTTCAAAATTACCGTCGCACTCGTAAATCGCAGCCGCACCGTAATAAGTCGCGTTCGAGGTGAGGGTATAACGCCCGTGCTCGGTCTCCTCCGGTTTTCCGCAATCAACGACTGTAACGTCGATCGGGAatgatcattaaaaaaaattgatcgacaTTCGACTTGGGAAAATTCGAGGGGATATGTATACTCACACACGCATTGGGGAACTTGGCCGCTCCACTTGCCGTTGTCCTCGCACGTTGATAGCGGTTCACCGACGACCTTGTATCCCCTCTCGCATCTATATTTCGCCAATGCCCCGATCTTGTACGAGGTAGCACCGGTATTTGAATTTTCGGCAGTTCCAGTTCGCACCAACGTTCTACCGTACATCCTGTCGTTTCCCGTTACCGAGAGGATCCCGTGCTCCGCGAGTATCGGCTCCGGACATCGAATCTCTGCCAAAATTTACCAACGATCGCGAATCGTCTCGTTTTAGCGATCGCGAGTTGCTAGAACGCGCGCGTATACATTACCGTACTTACCTTCGCACTTGGGCGTCGCGTCGCTCCATTGTCCATTGTCCAAACAGTATCGTCTCTCAACTCCGTTCAATCGATAATTTCTCGTGCAACTGTACGTTATTTCACTCCCAAGATGAGTACTTCCATTGACATAATCGACCGCACCGTTCAACATCGGTAAGACCTTGCCGCATTCGATGTCTGCTCCGTTAATTCGTGTCGCAAATAATATCAGCAAGCAAATAGAGGAGAGGAGACGCGTAAGACCGCGTTATATATGTGTTAAAATGCtaggtatatataaataaaaaaactcacaCTCGCAGCTCGGTACGTCGCCGCTCCATTCGCCGTCTTTTTCACAAGAGTGTTTGGCCTCACCGCGGAGCAAATATCCCGTCTCGCAGTTGTACTCTATCGAGCTGTGAACATTGAGGTCGTAACCGACGACGTAGCTTCCGGCTGGAACTTGGGGCTCTTCGCAAGTTATAACTGCAATAAAACGCCGTCGTGTTGAGCTTAGCCCCGTTACAAGCGATTTATATAAATAAGATTATTATACATAGACACAAAATACTAACGCTCGCACGAGGGTGTCTCGTGACTCCATTTTCCTTCTCGCGTACATTCTTGACTCGATTCACCGACGAGCCAATAATCCTCCAGGCAAACGTACTCGACCAAGCTCCCAACGGTAGTCGTATCGTTTATAAGATTCACCTTGCCAAATTCGATCTGTGCGGGGGCCCCGCAATCAACGAATTTGCATTGTGGCGCTTTTCCCGACCAATCCCCGCCGATATCGCACCTGAGAACCTGATCGCGCGACCGTACAAACAAACACCACGTGCACACATTAGTTTCGTTACGATACCGCGCTACGAGCAAGTACTCACGTTTTCTCCAAAGAGAATAAAACcattttgacaattgtaaGTAGCCGTCGAACCGACCCGTCTACCCGTGCTCGTCACAACTCCTCCGCTTATTTTCGGTGGTTCGGGACACCAGTCGACTTGAGAGgtgacaagaaaaaaaaaaacaaacaaaaaacaacaTCGTTTCGTCACGCGGAACCAACAAATTCATCATAATAAAATCATTTGTTGGAATCCaactcacacagacaccgggCTTGATGACCGCTCCAAATTCCTCCATCGCCGCATCTTCTTCTCGTCTCTCCGATGAGAGTATAATTCTCGTTGCACGAGTAGTCGGCGAAGGCTCCGTAAGTCGTTCTTCGATCGATCAGAGTTATTCGTCCGTTGATCAATTCCGGTAACGTTCCGCAATCGACGACTGCGCCGACGCGCGTACAatggggaggaaaaaaaaaaacgagtttagTACAACGGAGGCGAAGATCGCCCGCCGGTTTGCCCGTTTCGTCGTTAATACACTCACATTTGCAATTTGGGGGAACGCCACTCCAGAAACCGCTGCTTTCGCAAATTCTCGTCTTCGAACCGACGAGCATATATCCGTCGGGACAAACGTAATCGATGCTCGAACCGATGCTTCGCTTCTTACCGATAACGGTTGTATTTTCAGCTTTTTCCGGGCTTCCGCAGACGGAAGGTACTTGtacggggggaaaaaaaaaaattgcgatcAACGAACAGGATTATCGGATATTATCCGCGATTATGGAGTTTATCCGATGAGATTTTACCGCTCTGACAGATCCAGTGGAGGTAGTCGAGATTACAACCGACGTCGTTCCACAGCCAAGCTCTTCCACCGTCGAGAACGACACAATTTTGTTCCCCGTTGTAATTGTTCGGCTGATCCTTACCCCACGACGGACGTTGAACTATTTCACCTGTTCCGATCGCGCTTATTATCGACAAGACTCACACGTGTATcagcaaaataataaaaaaaaaaaaataaaataaatatttcattttcaggCTTCGCAAATACCGCTCGTACGGTGTCGCTACTTTCGCGCCTCGAGCGCATCCACGTGTCGGCTTTTACTTTCACGTTTCATTGAACGCGCCCACTAATATAATAATTAACGGAAGACACTACCGTTGAACGACCTCATCGCCGAACGATCAACGAACGGGTTCGAGCGCACCAACGCAATCActcgcattgaaaaaaaataaaaccccGACAATTACGTGTTTACGAATATTCCATCGTCCGAGGTAGGAAATTGTCGTCGTTACAATGATTAAAAGCGTTAAACACACCGCGAGTGATGGACTTACCGTCGACCCAACGCCAAGTTCTCGCTGTTATCGAGGGTTCCTTCTGAGCACCGATCCACACCAATTGGGTCTTTAGCTTGTCCTTCCTCCTCTctagatttttcaatatgaACGTTGATGCGACACCCTGTTGTTGAGGTCGTGGcggcagcaacaacaacaaaaacaacgAATGAAAAGACACAGGAGTTTGAAGCGAGCGCTTATCATTatattaattgaaaattatttattttggcATGCGCAATGATAACATAAAATACCTGAAAATTATGAACCAAGTCTCCACCGCGGGATTGACAATGGTTTCTAGCCTCTTGAAAAGATCCACCCTTGGTTATGACGAATTCGTAACAGGTCGAATTGAAAGCGGCAATGTCGGCATCGGCAGGTGTACCAGCGTGGGCgcatcgatcgatcgaaaatTCTTTAACAAAGCTCCATTTAACACCGTCTTTCTATCGTCGCTCAACTCAACGACCTATaattgatatatatatatatatatatattagggtggcgcaaaaaaatcgactatttttttttttcatcgtctcctatgaaaatatgttaatttatcgTGTTTCAAGAGTCCCCTCCAAAAATAGTcaaaatttgactttttttatttaaaaattttttttgctcaatacagcgaaattttgtaccgaaaaaaccaatgagtttcggaaattttcaactcaaaatattcattttaaaaggtcgctcaaaattcattttaatttttatatacttaaattttattgtttcgagCGACCTgtaaatattcatattgattatcaatttgaattttgagttcCAATTAGTAATGCACTACGAAACggaggaaaaatcgtatataacAATGTAGGAAATAGACCAGAAacacggaaatttttttaccggcGTACCAAACCGTGTGTGTTTGAGCCTGCGCTATTTTTGCTTTCATTAATTATAAAGTACTTGTTCGCAAACAacaattcgaaatatttttgttggtaAAATCTACTTGATAATTATTCaaacaaattgttcaaaacATCACTCAGTACTTCACCAAATTCACTCATTATGAgagtcaataaatgttttgattAAACAGATATGCTctattcataattaaattttctcTGCTAACTAGTTCTCGTAATTGtttgaattgtttaaataaaaatatcgacctATTGTAAAATCATACCTTGTCACGTCagatttttccttcatttcattGTGTATTTCTAACCATTATCTTActtattgaaagtgaaaattaaaatgaataatcaatataaatatttaaaggtcTCTCGAAGCATCGAAAGCAAAGCATATAAAAGATGTAATTAATTATGAGcgacctttaaaaatttttttgttgacttgatttttggagggggctcttgaaacatgataaattaacatattttcataggagacgctgaaaaaaaaaatattcgatttttttgcgccaccctaatatatatatatatatatatatatatatatatatatattataatattattattattgctacCACTGACCATCGGTCGCGAATACTTCGATCTCGCACAGGCTCAGACTTCCTTCCACGCCGACcaattgaagaaaaacgtaTTGGCCCACGAGAGCTCTGGCACAAGCGAAAGTCTTCGTTATTCCTTCCTCTTGGCGACGATTGCCacaaacccaaaaaaaaaaatttcatgatgcaaattgatttttcacttaATTTTTATAGTATCAGCCGATCAAAGTCAATCAGCTGTTTGAATATTTCGATTAATGAATGAATCACCTATGGTTCCTGGAAACCAAGCGCAGAGTGGATTCCTCTGCAATTCCGCGCTGCTGTTACCGACCCTGATCTCGATATCCTGGAGCGGTTGATGACCTGTACTCGTGTGCGGATCatccaatttttaaatctcaataattccacatttgcaccATCGCAtaacgaatattaaaaaatcaggATCAATCAAACGGTAGTAGAGTTACCGCAACATCCTCGGGTTGTTACGCGAATCACCTTCACCGCGTATGGCTTGAGCAAATCCACCCTCCACCAGGGGCTCGGCTCGCTCTGAGTCTCGGTGCATCTTTTCCCATCGTGCTCGGTACTGACGTCCCCGTCGTTCCCGTGAGCCGCCTCACCCCCTCTTACCGTAGTCGATTGATTCGCCGGTTTACGAAAAGCCACGTTCGTACCTGTTCCGTATCCGTTTTTCCCCCAAACATTTCATTATTACCGTCTCATCATActtgcctctctctctctctctctctctctctatgaACGgatctactttttttttttacgcgcTTCAAACGCTGCGCGAAACAAGCGAAATATAGTTTTTGTCTCGACGCCGTGTGCGACGTCTTTAAAAGACGTCGCATCATCGATCCGCTGAaagtttcaacgaaaatttgctCTGTATAGTATTATATATAGTCGAAAACGATTCGTCATTCCTTTCGGTGAATTTTGCGATAAATTGTTTGAGGTCCGAATATAATATATTACCATCGAGCGCGGGTTTACCGAtctcatatatatatttatgtaaaaACGCGGAATCCCTCAATTTGCGGTCGTACATTAATCGGCATTATTTGTCATTCGCCGCCGTAATGCGATATTTACCGAGTTCGAATATTTTGAGAGAAAGTTCGTTCTGCTCCGAAAGCGGGGGAGAATATTCATCATGCGAATCTTGCCGAGAGAGTTCGATGTACGAAAAATACAGTgcacggtttttttttcaatcgtccgCTTGTTCACCGCTCTTGTTACGCGGCGCAATTGCAGTTCAACACAATCATGACAATATTATCGCGCGAGAATTTAACACCGGCTATATATAGTTATTCGGTGCTGAGCAACGGTTCGCGCGCAGTATACTCACCGCAAAATGGTAATTCTCCCTGCCATTTCCCCTGATTGCTGCATTTTAGGATGGATTGTCTGTAAAAAGGggataaaaattaaagattaaaagaaaaaaattaatgatccGGCGGCACGAGTCATCTCGTTGGGTATAAGATATACTTTGCCCGCCGCTGTGTTTTTATCTTAAAATCCGTgcgataattattattattattattggaaACGCGTGTTTTCCGGTTCTGTCGTGTTTCGGTCCGCAGAAATGATGGACACGCGTAATTTCTTTTGTGTACCGCATTTGTACACGTAGTACTTGACAAAACAACCTTCGGAATTGTAACGAggcgaaggaaaaaatgttggttgGAAATTATGGCGAAACATTTTCGTGCCAGTCACGTTCCCGAGAGCCCGTTAGCTCCGAATTTTTGTTCCGTTGCAACATCATCCTATACcgaggcattttttttttgtttattccctCTCTTCCTGCTCTATCGTTCTCCGGCCGGTGTACATATCTCCCTTCCCttcgtgtatatatatatacacacagtTTATACACGCCGGTCTTGGAGCGAACGAGCGAACGAGCGAACGAGCGAACGAGCGAACGAGACACGTCAGCGCGATCGTGAGATTGCCCGGACAaaggaacttttttcatttagtttCGTACATCGAAGTGACAAGTTTTTcttaattattttctctcaCTGGACAATTATAATCGTTTTACTATCGCAGCCCCATTCGCGAAATAATGAATGAGATGAAAATGGGTCGTCGATCGAGCTGGTATAGGGCGCGTCTGCGGACGTAAATATCTATACCGTTATTCGCGGGCACGAATTGGTAAATGACAGCAAGCGCGAAATAcgagaggagaagaagaaaagtagTGAGAGGTATATAGAGAGCAGGTGGTTCGAACCGAAGAGAGAAGAACAAGAAAGTTGGCAGAGTCGCGCGTGAAAAAGTCCCTCGGATATTTGTATATACACGTACCCGAAGAGTTCGTAACCGGAATCACAGGTGTAGGTCGCTAGGGTACCAGCTGACAGAGTCTCGTCCGTGAGCGCGACTCTCGAATTCATCGGCACTGCCGGATGACCGCATTTCGTTGACCCTGCGAATAAACGAAAACACATGGAACGAATAGTCAAAAAgccatcaatttttcttcttcttctcctcccgAGTCGCTTAGTACCGAGATCTCTAAGATTTTCTCCGTATTCTCTAGATAAGCTGCGTTCTCTAACGgtacataataataataataataataatattgcatCAACGCCGAGCATCGAGCGCCCGATAATTCCCCCGCGGATCCGACTGCATGGATTTGTCGTTTCTGTATTATTCGCGTTTCATGCTGCTCCCATGCAGAAACGGTACCTATACTATCTATACAATGCCGAAGCTTTTATTTTTACGCACcgagtaattgaaaaatttacaaaaggtGCTGCCAGATATCGGCGCAGCACCAATTTCGTacacaaagatttttctcagtatatataaaataataatataaatccGAGGATCAACGCGATGTGAGAGGGTTTGGCTCGTATCATTGcaagaaaataattgacaattttatcgttttttctcgCGACAATAATGCTGGTCCATTGTAAACGTTTTATTGCGAGCCCGCACCAACACCAAAGAGAAGAGATGCGGTCGCTCTCTTTTATCCCCTCCTATTCTCTCGCAAACTCTCTCTCGATCATGCGT includes the following:
- the fw gene encoding sushi, von Willebrand factor type A, EGF and pentraxin domain-containing protein 1 isoform X3, whose translation is MNSRVALTDETLSAGTLATYTCDSGYELFGQSILKCSNQGKWQGELPFCGTNVAFRKPANQSTTVRGGEAAHGNDGDVSTEHDGKRCTETQSEPSPWWRVDLLKPYAVKVIRVTTRGCCGHQPLQDIEIRVGNSSAELQRNPLCAWFPGTIEEGITKTFACARALVGQYVFLQLVGVEGSLSLCEIEVFATDEFSIDRCAHAGTPADADIAAFNSTCYEFVITKGGSFQEARNHCQSRGGDLVHNFQGVASTFILKNLERRKDKLKTQLVWIGAQKEPSITARTWRWVDGEIVQRPSWGKDQPNNYNGEQNCVVLDGGRAWLWNDVGCNLDYLHWICQSVPSVCGSPEKAENTTVIGKKRSIGSSIDYVCPDGYMLVGSKTRICESSGFWSGVPPNCKFVDCGTLPELINGRITLIDRRTTYGAFADYSCNENYTLIGETRRRCGDGGIWSGHQARCLFDWCPEPPKISGGVVTSTGRRVGSTATYNCQNGFILFGENVLRCDIGGDWSGKAPQCKFVDCGAPAQIEFGKVNLINDTTTVGSLVEYVCLEDYWLVGESSQECTREGKWSHETPSCELITCEEPQVPAGSYVVGYDLNVHSSIEYNCETGYLLRGEAKHSCEKDGEWSGDVPSCEYIECGKVLPMLNGAVDYVNGSTHLGSEITYSCTRNYRLNGVERRYCLDNGQWSDATPKCEEIRCPEPILAEHGILSVTGNDRMYGRTLVRTGTAENSNTGATSYKIGALAKYRCERGYKVVGEPLSTCEDNGKWSGQVPQCVFVDCGKPEETEHGRYTLTSNATYYGAAAIYECDGNFELDGFARRLCLENATWSSDIPICKEIRCKDPERVSPLSTQVSTHSVGGVAHYGCPRGYYMEGNETRICLQNGSWSGTMPACFAFDCKYPNPIENGRVVVVNGSTLYGGAAEYHCLPQYERIGPYLRKCLENGSWSGEEPTCQMTSNEIAEAQGVGTSVGIAAGVIIVILLVLGLVYLRLRKATPVKNTENVQAAERKEDQSAAVMSYASLNDVTGNNNRMYENVPEEGLYDSPYGISGSAYGHGHHGVARRNYNCARSGHYEAEPLPRNGITINGVSVR
- the fw gene encoding sushi, von Willebrand factor type A, EGF and pentraxin domain-containing protein 1 isoform X1 → MSRALVANRLNRGSGGRAAPTSGSAAGSTKCGHPAVPMNSRVALTDETLSAGTLATYTCDSGYELFGQSILKCSNQGKWQGELPFCGTNVAFRKPANQSTTVRGGEAAHGNDGDVSTEHDGKRCTETQSEPSPWWRVDLLKPYAVKVIRVTTRGCCGHQPLQDIEIRVGNSSAELQRNPLCAWFPGTIEEGITKTFACARALVGQYVFLQLVGVEGSLSLCEIEVFATDEFSIDRCAHAGTPADADIAAFNSTCYEFVITKGGSFQEARNHCQSRGGDLVHNFQGVASTFILKNLERRKDKLKTQLVWIGAQKEPSITARTWRWVDGEIVQRPSWGKDQPNNYNGEQNCVVLDGGRAWLWNDVGCNLDYLHWICQSVPSVCGSPEKAENTTVIGKKRSIGSSIDYVCPDGYMLVGSKTRICESSGFWSGVPPNCKFVDCGTLPELINGRITLIDRRTTYGAFADYSCNENYTLIGETRRRCGDGGIWSGHQARCLFDWCPEPPKISGGVVTSTGRRVGSTATYNCQNGFILFGENVLRCDIGGDWSGKAPQCKFVDCGAPAQIEFGKVNLINDTTTVGSLVEYVCLEDYWLVGESSQECTREGKWSHETPSCELITCEEPQVPAGSYVVGYDLNVHSSIEYNCETGYLLRGEAKHSCEKDGEWSGDVPSCEYIECGKVLPMLNGAVDYVNGSTHLGSEITYSCTRNYRLNGVERRYCLDNGQWSDATPKCEEIRCPEPILAEHGILSVTGNDRMYGRTLVRTGTAENSNTGATSYKIGALAKYRCERGYKVVGEPLSTCEDNGKWSGQVPQCVFVDCGKPEETEHGRYTLTSNATYYGAAAIYECDGNFELDGFARRLCLENATWSSDIPICKEIRCKDPERVSPLSTQVSTHSVGGVAHYGCPRGYYMEGNETRICLQNGSWSGTMPACFAFDCKYPNPIENGRVVVVNGSTLYGGAAEYHCLPQYERIGPYLRKCLENGSWSGEEPTCQMTSNEIAEAQGVGTSVGIAAGVIIVILLVLGLVYLRLRKATPVKNTENVQAAERKEDQSAAVMSYASLNDVTGNNNRMYENVPEEGLYDSPYGISGSAYGHGHHGVARRNYNCARSGHYEAEPLPRNGITINGVSVR
- the fw gene encoding sushi, von Willebrand factor type A, EGF and pentraxin domain-containing protein 1 isoform X2, whose protein sequence is MILKFRILGTLLGILISGVQGSTKCGHPAVPMNSRVALTDETLSAGTLATYTCDSGYELFGQSILKCSNQGKWQGELPFCGTNVAFRKPANQSTTVRGGEAAHGNDGDVSTEHDGKRCTETQSEPSPWWRVDLLKPYAVKVIRVTTRGCCGHQPLQDIEIRVGNSSAELQRNPLCAWFPGTIEEGITKTFACARALVGQYVFLQLVGVEGSLSLCEIEVFATDEFSIDRCAHAGTPADADIAAFNSTCYEFVITKGGSFQEARNHCQSRGGDLVHNFQGVASTFILKNLERRKDKLKTQLVWIGAQKEPSITARTWRWVDGEIVQRPSWGKDQPNNYNGEQNCVVLDGGRAWLWNDVGCNLDYLHWICQSVPSVCGSPEKAENTTVIGKKRSIGSSIDYVCPDGYMLVGSKTRICESSGFWSGVPPNCKFVDCGTLPELINGRITLIDRRTTYGAFADYSCNENYTLIGETRRRCGDGGIWSGHQARCLFDWCPEPPKISGGVVTSTGRRVGSTATYNCQNGFILFGENVLRCDIGGDWSGKAPQCKFVDCGAPAQIEFGKVNLINDTTTVGSLVEYVCLEDYWLVGESSQECTREGKWSHETPSCELITCEEPQVPAGSYVVGYDLNVHSSIEYNCETGYLLRGEAKHSCEKDGEWSGDVPSCEYIECGKVLPMLNGAVDYVNGSTHLGSEITYSCTRNYRLNGVERRYCLDNGQWSDATPKCEEIRCPEPILAEHGILSVTGNDRMYGRTLVRTGTAENSNTGATSYKIGALAKYRCERGYKVVGEPLSTCEDNGKWSGQVPQCVFVDCGKPEETEHGRYTLTSNATYYGAAAIYECDGNFELDGFARRLCLENATWSSDIPICKEIRCKDPERVSPLSTQVSTHSVGGVAHYGCPRGYYMEGNETRICLQNGSWSGTMPACFAFDCKYPNPIENGRVVVVNGSTLYGGAAEYHCLPQYERIGPYLRKCLENGSWSGEEPTCQMTSNEIAEAQGVGTSVGIAAGVIIVILLVLGLVYLRLRKATPVKNTENVQAAERKEDQSAAVMSYASLNDVTGNNNRMYENVPEEGLYDSPYGISGSAYGHGHHGVARRNYNCARSGHYEAEPLPRNGITINGVSVR